Within the Miscanthus floridulus cultivar M001 chromosome 17, ASM1932011v1, whole genome shotgun sequence genome, the region cagACTACTACAGTCCAAGCTACCCACCAGGACCCTCACGCCATAAATTTCATGAAAACACAAATCACATCGCGCTGGCGGTATAGCACCCTATGTCCAAAAAAAAATAAATCTATTTGACTAAAGAGAAGTCAGATGGAAAGAGATTTTAACATATAATATGTTCTGAACTGCTAAACAATCATGGTATGTTAAAGACATTTTGAATTTAAATTTACCGATACAAGTTTTATATCTAAACTTACAAATAGTTTAACTAATTATTAGTGAAAATTTACGAAATTTAACTTTTCAGTTAAAAAAACTTAATCATCTGTACACGAAGGGATTAAAACTCTGTCAAAGAACTCAAATATCCATCCCggatataaaataatactatccAGCATTTTTCCTTAGAAAAAAGGCGCTGTCCTGACAAAAGCGAAATAAAATATTCAATCCCTTCCGCTCACCACCCCGCATCTGGAGCTTCACCACCTCACTCGCTGTCACTCCCAGCCTCGAGTGCTCGCTCACTCCAGTCCAATAGTGGCGGCGAGATGCGGAGACAGATCCCTCCCGTCTCCTGCCTCGTACTCCTCGCGGCGGCTCTCGCGCTGCTCGCCGCGGCGTCTGCAGCGTCACCGGCGCCGGCGTCCGTCGCGGTCAACGTGACGGGCGTGCTGTCGGCGTTCCCGGACCTCAGCGACTTCACGCGGCTGCTGGCGTCCAGCCCCGTGCTGGCGGAGCTCGCGGGGCGGTCGTCGCTGACGCTGCTGGCCGTGCCGAACGGCAACCTCCCGCAGTCGCCGTCGGCGTTCGCGGCCGCGACGGGCGCCGACCTCGCCGACGTCCTCCGCTACCACGTCCTCCTCGAGTACCTGGCCCCCGCCGACCTCCGCCGCCTTCCCGCCTCCGGGAAGCTCGTGACCACGCTATTCCAGACCACCGGTCGCGCCCCCGCGGACCTGGGCGCCGTCAACGTCACCACCGCGGGCGCCTCCCTCGCCGTCGTCCGCTCGCCGGCGCCGTTCCCGGGCTCGAACGCCACCGTCCTCGGCGCCATCACCGCGGTGCCGTACAACTTGAGCGTGCTGGCGGTGAGCGGCCTCATCGTCCCCACCGGGTTCGACCTCGCGGCGTCCGAGTCCCGCCCGCCCGCGGCCGTCAACATCACCCGCGTCCTCGCCGACGCGCGCGCCTTCAACGTGGCGGCGTCGATGCTGGAGGCCTCGGGCGTGGCGGCCGAGTTCCAGGACGACGAGCGCGGGGCCGGGATCACGGTGTTCGCCCCCACCGACGACGCCTTCGCGGGCCTCCCCGCGGGCGACCGCCTGCAGTCGCTCCCCGCCGACCGCAAGGCCGTGGTGCTCCGCTTCCACGTGCTCCACTCCTACTACCCGCTGGGGTCGCTGGAGTCGATCGTGAACCCCGTGCAGCCCACGCTGGCCACCGAGTTCAGCAACGCCGGCCgcttcaccctcaacatcacccgCGCCAACGGCTCGGTCGCCATCGACACGGGCGTCGTGCAGGCGACCATCACGCGGACCGTCTTCGACCAGAACCCCGTCGCCGTCTTCGCCGTCTCCAAGGTCCTCCTCCCCAAGGAGATGTTCACCCGCACAGCAGGCGGCGGAGGCGACTCCTCCATCGtggctgccaccgccgccgcgtccTCGCCCCCGCCAGCCGCGACAGCCCCGGCGGCCTCCGAGAGCGCGCGGACGCCGCCGACAAAGCTCTCCTCCCCGCCCGCGCTCCGCGGCGGCGGGCAGGACTACGACACGGCGTCGGCGCCGGCGCACGGGATCGGAATCAGCTGGTGGTGTATAGCATTGGTGTACCTACTTCCACATCTGGTATGAGATCCGGGACGACTTGGTCAGTCCATTGCCATTCCTCGTGTGCTCAATTTTTGCctttcttttgtttttcttttcttatttggGTTTTGCTAGAATCTGTACACTGGGAgagggagatgaagaagaagattgaGCTGCGAAAACAAAGAAAATGCAGCAACCTTTTTAAGTAAGAAGAAACAGAATTGGTTATTGGCCATCATCAAAAGGGGAATAACAGTACCGCCCTGTAAAAATCCAATCAAAATCCATTGCATTCCTTTGCTCCAATTGTTCCATATCGCAGCCGACGCTGCTTTTACCATCAAAACTATATTCTTGTGCTACATTGCAGCTGCTTCAGCTCCATTTTTGCCTTGTCTATTTGCTCTGATTCTGGGAGGTACTAGCAGGAGGAAGCTTGGAGCTGGGTCTGGGAGGTACTAGCAGGAGGAAGCTGCAGTGCAGTGCAGCCACCGGGCGGTGAGGggagtggtggtggtgggtggCTGGCAGTGAGCTGGCAGGCGGGGGGTGGGGCCGCGGCAGTCAGCCGCAGGGCGTCAGCCGTCAGCGCGCCCACGGCTAGATTCGATTGCCTTTCGCTTGCGTCGCATCGCCAGACGTACGCCCGCCGCCCGTGCACTGGCACCCGCGCGTCTGCTTCTTGTCGCCCCGCCCCCGCCACCGCCACGTCACGGCACGCCCTCGGCAGGAATTCGGAAGGAATTCCGGCTCCAGGCGACCAGGCTCCAGTGCGTGCGTCTGTGCGTGCAATGCAGGAGAGCTGGAGAAGAGGGGAAGCCTGGCACAGTGAAAGCGGGCGAAAGCTCTCCCAATTCCCCATCTTCCTGCTCCATCATGAGCCGCCTACTACACATCATTGGGTTTGGGTCAGGTCTGATATGAAGGCTGGTGAATGGCGATGGATTTTCTCATCTTTCATGGCGAGGACGAGGAAAAGGAACCGCCTCCCTTGGGACCCGGCGCGAACGCCGCGGAAGGCAACGGCACTGGAAGTTCTGGCGTTCCAAAACGGCCGGGGACGAGCGGTCCACCGAGGGCCTCAGCAGTTGGAGCTGCAGGACTAACTAGTGTCCTCAATCCTCATTAACTGTTACTCTACTTACTGTCTGTTGTTATTATGGTGACCGATGATTGGTTGTTCCTGAGCTAAGCGTTCACGGCCATTGGAGTGAGATCGATCATCGATGGGCTGTATGATTGGAGGACGGAGTGTGATTTCATGCCGAGGAACGAGCTGCGTGTGTGATTGCGGGAATCATTCCGCGCGAAGCGAAAACAAGCATCGCTCTCAGCTTCTGCATGCTGGACCTCTCTACTGCATTGGCATCTGGATCCCTCCCTACCCTCCCCGGCCGGCGGGGACATCCATCCATCCACAGCAGCCAGCAGGACCTCCGCCACATGGGCCTCGCCTACTACGACAATGAGAGAGCCCCTCGATCTTTGACGCCAACTCGAGTGGAGTGGAGTTCAGTGCGGCCGCCGATCCATCATCCATGCATGCTAACATCAGGCAGTGAGGGACACATGGAAGCATGCTCGCTCACGGGGAGTTTCCTTGTAGTACACCCATCCAGTCCAGACAGGGAAACGAAACGAGACCAAGACGCAGCAGCCAGCGTTACCTACAGCTGCAACTACAAGTGGCAAACTGAATCCAGTTGGGAGGACCCATTGGCGCTTCTACGTGGAAGAAAGAAGAGAGTCGAGGCAGGCAGGCCAGCAggcttagagcaagtataatagcaggctgtaagccgactaaatgctgaggtggaggagagaggggaggaaagagaggagaagcgggctgtaagcttacagccggcttgggcataagaaccaagaaagtctgtgagagagacaagtgggccatatattaactgtaaagaattaactactatatgagtaggCTGAGAGAAGACTGCAAGGAATATTACAGCCGGCAAGGCTGTACTATTAGCTCTTATCCGAATCTGAAAGCCTGGCACGCCGTGTCCGTTCCCAAATTCCCAGTGGCAGCGCAGGTGGTGTGGTAGCAATAGCAGCACCGCCGCACCGGCACGTGGCTGAGGCTGAATTATTTGCCTACCTCGGGCCCTCCTCGGCTCGCCATTGCAAGCTACACTATCCGTGACGCCTACTGTAGTCCGTAATCAGCGAGCAAGTGAGCTGGGCCTGGGGCCCATTCCGCTTGCCGCCTTGCCGATAGAGAACGAGGCCTGTGAAGCTGTGCGTTGGACCCGGTGTTTCGTCGGTTGCGGCGTGCGAGTGCGACGGCTCCAGCAAGTCCATCGTGCTTCCTGCTTCGCGGGCGCACGGTTCATTTGTTTGTACTACGTACGTATGTACTCTGTAGAGTTGTTTTTGTAGTACAAGGGAATTTGGAACTGCATTATACGATGCCGTGGCCTGTGCTAACCCCCTGTAGCGTTGAAACCAGACACCGGGAAACTACTGCTGGTCTGTTACAAGTTGACAGCCCCAGTAGTGTGTAGTACGTACGAGAACATGGCACGTGACAGAGAATCGCTGTTAGGTCGAAACGTAGACATGAGAACTCGCAGCGAGCTCGGTATGTACCAGAGGATTGATGGAGGCCGTCTTAATGAGATTGCGGTTGGTAGTAGTACACGTCCGTGTAGCTGTACCGTAATCCGTATTCTGGGTCGCACACGTGTCGCGCATCCGCGTCCATTTCCGCGTCGCACACCGGCTCTAGACACCTGTTGCTTCTGAATGGTAGTAATTATATCTAAGTACGTACGGAGTACTAGATAAGGCCAGCGTTCAAAGTACAGTAACCATGGCTTActacggccttgtttagattgcctcaaaattctaagttttttcactctttccatcacatcaatttttggacgcatgcatgaagcattaaatgtaggtaaaaaaaaactaattgtacagtttggttgtaaatcacgagacgaatcttttgagcctagttagtccatgatcggacaaaatttgtcaaataaaaacaaaacgtgctacagtgtccagattgcaaaaatttgctaaacaaggccttactaCAAACGGAAGCGAGGTCAAAATTGCCAGAGTCAAGTGCTTCAGACCTTTTCAGTGGTCACAGCTTTTAATTGAGAGTCTGAGATCAATGCGAAGCGAGTATAGTTTTGAGTTGCATATTGGATCAGCCCCCAAAAAATCTTAAGCTAGTAAGAAGAGCGGATAAATTTACTTTATACTTATGATACAGAGGCCCCTTAGGGCTTAGATGTACATGGAATATGAGCGAATAACAATTATTCATATTTAGTTGTGTCCGTCAGCATTCAAAATCGTTATATTGTTGTATGCATACATTGACTGATTCAATCTAATAGGTGACATTTGGATTATGGGTTATGATAGGTGAGAAAGGAAGGATATGTTTCCCACTATTTGGTAAAAGGTATATGGAAAAGAGCTGGGTTCGGGACATGAATAATAAAAAGAGACTCATATCCAAGGCAAAATATTGGTGCAAACTAAATCTTCGAATACATACTTaagcattttttaaaaaaaaataaaataaaattatgcACATCCATAGTGCATCTATTGATGAACATTGCCACAAAACTTGACATCAAACACGTTTTGTAAAAAAatcatacaaaaataacaaatttgcatgcattagaAGACAAATTCCTTGAAATTTTGTCTTCTCGTGCATATGCATCTGAAATTTGTCATCTTCGTATGATTTTTTACATGGAGTTTGAATCTCAAATTTGTCGCAATGTACATCAATAGATGCACGATGAATGTGCATAGTTTCAAACATTTTAAAAACTCTTAGTATATTCTGGAAGATAGTTTTCATGATTACATTAAAAATATAGTTTGCACGGAATATTTTGCCTCCATAATCTGACGGAGAGGGTGGGTTATGATTTATGACTGGAAAATAGTAACTGTGTCCTATGTATCCCGTAGTAGGATatgttagattaatttgggccaggcccattatttattctaattaatcaaataaacttcaaaggctCACAATTATTattaagtggaaaagtgattagtaccacatgggaaattcactaaaaaggttctcaacttaaatagtgagtcttaggactctcacatagacaacttgagagggagaaccgggaggccacacgcgcgcgccgccgtcgaggccgaggcctggtttggtttggtttggcctggttttgtcgcttggcccaaccgaaaccctagccgccgcagccaactctcaacgcccaaccaccctgtccaggttcattcccccgacagggcctaacggacaGATGGGGAATGGCGCGGTTATATGGGGGGGGGGCGCCCCTGTCCGGCGGGGGATTgacccgactcttcctcttcctcctcaccgcAACATCTGAGCCCTGAGCTGTTCAtctgcatctccgaccggagttccctgcgtgcacagggagcttcggtagcaggcctccggaacttcccccgtcaagcgtacctacacgggtaggcggggaatcaagtttttggggagcgccggcttccCGGCGCGACTGCTGCCTCGTCTTCACTTCTGCAGGTTCCTGTTCGGGGGGCTTCTGTTTCCTGACGGGAGAGTCCCGtgctactgctccgacaccgcacctgcaggagcttcccgtgctactgctccgacaccgcacctgcaggagcctCCCGGCGtgacctcctctgcaacatggtggacacaaGGAGGACTGGTGCCCGCACCAACGCCaccgacggagaagatggtggctcactgtccgcgggtaccggcagtcccaccctagggtataaacctcaccccactgtgcgctattgttcatatgctattctgttagcgttgttagcgtacttggttgctgcactgttaaatactatctgcagtagtggtggtgttacagtatggttagtggtactgttactattggttaagtcgtttttatggattaatataagtcgtaaattgaccaaatattcaacaatccaaaaacttgataggtctttttcggctgctagttttgccgcgtcactaaaaccaccaccattgaaagatgatggatccaactataaagtgtggCGTGTCCGTTCCAAGCTGTGGTTCACTAGTATGCGTTTATGAGCACGTGATCAAGGGAAAGCGCATTGAACCTCCTTTCTCTCACGAGGAGGAGATTAAGTTCAATGAGGCAGATAACTTGTTCAAGGGGGCTCTCATCAGCATATTAACTGAAAGCAtggtgcaagtgtacatggatatggacactggcaaggacatgtgggatgcacttgaggccaagttcggtgttgccgatgctagcactgagctgtacatcatggagaagttctatgactacaagatggtcgatgaccgatctgtagtagagcaggctcatgagatacagatgctggtaaaggaactccagaacaatgagtgtgagttgcctgacaagtttgtggccggcggtatcatcgctaagctgccacctacttggtcgagctttaccactactctaaagcacaggaggcaagtgttcagtgtgactgatctcattgctactcttggtgtggaggagaatgctagggcaaaggacactcatggcaagaaagcgcatgaggaaggttctagcgccaatctggtgcaaaagaagaactttcatgccgcacagaggaagaagaaaaacaagcctgaagtcaagcctaaagctgcaacttttaagaagaagggcaaggaaaaagaaaagggtctttgctttgtctgcggtgcatctgaccattgggcaaaagagtgccctgaccacaaggacaagcagaagaagaccgcaaacatggttgttagcgaatctggaggatctaggtacggtaatcatctacctatagttttttcagtttgtctctcgcctgagtggtgggttgacataggtgctaacattcatgtatgttctgatgtttctttattttcttcttatcaggaacaaagaggttgctccttgctgatgggaaacagtatgcatgctgctgtacttggtgttggtacgatcaatctgaagtttacttcggaaaagatcgtgcagctaaagaacgtgcagcatgtcccctctatCAAGAAGAATCTCGTTAGTGGGTCTCTATTGTGTAGAGACGGCTTTAGACTTGtgtttgagtccaataaatgtgttgtatccaagtatagaacctttgttggaaaaggctatgaaagcaaaggcttgttccgcttctctttgatggattcttgtgataaaattgtgaaccatgtgagaaatgatgatgagtctaatgtttggcattcccgactctgtcacatcaatgttggttgtatgacgcacttagctagtttaaaattaatccctaaaatcgatctggtcaaagggtctaagtgccatgcttgtgttcaagcgaagcaacctctcaagcctcacaaggctgtgaaagatgcgagaaatttggcaccgctagatctcattcattctgatctgtgtgagatgaatggtgtattgaccaaaggaggaaagaaatatttcatgACTCTTATTAATGATAGCACTAGATATTGCTATGTGTACTTgctaaaaacaaaggatgaagcaatgcattattttaaaatctataaagctgaactagagaaccaattggaaagaaaaatcaaacggttgaggtct harbors:
- the LOC136517863 gene encoding fasciclin-like arabinogalactan protein 4, with translation MRRQIPPVSCLVLLAAALALLAAASAASPAPASVAVNVTGVLSAFPDLSDFTRLLASSPVLAELAGRSSLTLLAVPNGNLPQSPSAFAAATGADLADVLRYHVLLEYLAPADLRRLPASGKLVTTLFQTTGRAPADLGAVNVTTAGASLAVVRSPAPFPGSNATVLGAITAVPYNLSVLAVSGLIVPTGFDLAASESRPPAAVNITRVLADARAFNVAASMLEASGVAAEFQDDERGAGITVFAPTDDAFAGLPAGDRLQSLPADRKAVVLRFHVLHSYYPLGSLESIVNPVQPTLATEFSNAGRFTLNITRANGSVAIDTGVVQATITRTVFDQNPVAVFAVSKVLLPKEMFTRTAGGGGDSSIVAATAAASSPPPAATAPAASESARTPPTKLSSPPALRGGGQDYDTASAPAHGIGISWWCIALVYLLPHLNLYTGRGR